A window of Streptomyces caniferus contains these coding sequences:
- a CDS encoding DUF3027 domain-containing protein, producing the protein MRSRTPDRLCAEAVDLAREAAEEAALPGTVGEHIDAVADGDRVVTHLFACNEPGYRGWRWAVTVARASRAKVVTLDESVLLPGPDALLAPEWVPWSERLRPGDMGPGDLLPTEADDLRLEPGFTGEDAPPPNSPIAEGMAADVADSEEADVLPGSPAIQPAPERGSIAAVAEELGMRRARVLSRYGLHSAADRWEDAFGAKTAMAQAAPATCVSCGFLTPLPGSLGQAFGVCANEFAPADGRVVSLGYGCGAHSEAAVMPKPPRPAAPVVDETIVEPLSLRPERDGGSVEETGPAEELGHS; encoded by the coding sequence ATGCGAAGCCGTACCCCTGACCGCCTGTGCGCCGAGGCGGTCGACCTTGCGCGGGAGGCGGCGGAGGAAGCCGCACTGCCCGGCACGGTCGGGGAGCACATCGATGCCGTCGCCGACGGAGACCGCGTCGTCACCCACCTCTTCGCCTGCAACGAACCCGGTTACCGGGGCTGGCGCTGGGCCGTGACGGTCGCCAGGGCCTCCCGCGCCAAGGTCGTCACGCTCGACGAGTCGGTCCTGCTGCCCGGCCCCGACGCGCTGCTCGCACCGGAATGGGTGCCGTGGAGCGAGCGGCTGCGCCCCGGCGACATGGGCCCCGGCGACCTGCTGCCCACCGAGGCCGACGACCTGCGCCTGGAGCCCGGTTTCACCGGGGAGGATGCCCCGCCGCCGAACTCCCCGATCGCCGAGGGCATGGCCGCCGACGTCGCCGACTCCGAGGAGGCGGACGTCCTCCCGGGCTCGCCCGCGATCCAGCCCGCGCCCGAGCGCGGCAGCATCGCGGCGGTCGCCGAGGAACTGGGCATGCGCCGCGCCCGGGTGCTGTCCCGCTACGGCCTGCACTCCGCCGCCGACCGCTGGGAAGACGCCTTCGGAGCCAAGACCGCCATGGCCCAGGCGGCCCCCGCCACCTGCGTGAGCTGCGGCTTCCTCACCCCGCTCCCCGGCTCCCTGGGCCAGGCCTTCGGTGTCTGCGCCAACGAGTTCGCCCCCGCGGACGGGCGGGTCGTCTCCCTCGGCTACGGGTGCGGCGCGCATTCCGAGGCCGCCGTCATGCCGAAGCCGCCGCGGCCGGCCGCGCCGGTGGTCGACGAGACGATCGTCGAGCCGTTGTCGCTGCGGCCGGAGCGGGACGGGGGGTCGGTCGAGGAGACCGGGCCGGCTGAGGAGCTCGGCCACAGCTAG
- a CDS encoding MFS transporter translates to MSRASTRGGYGDNRARRAGRAVGRALHRPFTGAARGLRRATHAHGAGESGLGKLIELHAVNSAGDVMITVALASTVFFAVPTDQARGRVALYLAVTMAPFALLAPVVGPLLDRVPHGRRAAMAGAMLARALLALTMSGAVATGGLELYPAALGVLVASKAYGVVRSAVVPRLLPPRISLVKANSRVTLAGLLATGVAAPAGAGLQLLGPGWPLYGACAVFAAGTFLSFSLPHKVDSAKGETRARLASREARAAGGGRKPGLRTVGPSVLHGLQANAALRALSGFLTFFLAFMLREHPLGGLGAAASLGLVVVAAGTGNALGTAVGAWLKARGPEPIIAAMLGLALCATVLAAVFYPVMAVVVVPAAAATAGLCQALAKLSLDAMIQRDVPEEVRTSAFARSETALQMSWVVGGAIGISLPLIGTVGMAVAAGLVALGVVLAVRGLLSAARRGGTTAPRVA, encoded by the coding sequence GTGTCGCGCGCCTCGACGCGGGGCGGGTATGGGGACAACCGGGCCCGCCGGGCGGGCCGGGCGGTCGGCCGTGCGCTGCACCGGCCGTTCACCGGCGCGGCGCGGGGGTTGCGGCGCGCCACGCATGCGCACGGCGCGGGCGAGTCGGGTCTGGGCAAGCTGATCGAACTGCATGCGGTGAACTCCGCCGGTGACGTGATGATCACCGTCGCGCTGGCCTCGACGGTGTTCTTCGCGGTGCCGACGGATCAGGCGCGGGGCCGGGTGGCGCTGTATCTGGCGGTGACGATGGCGCCGTTCGCCCTGCTCGCGCCGGTCGTCGGGCCCCTGCTGGACCGGGTGCCGCACGGCCGCCGGGCGGCGATGGCGGGCGCGATGCTGGCGCGGGCGCTGCTGGCGCTGACGATGTCGGGCGCGGTGGCGACCGGCGGGCTGGAGCTGTATCCGGCGGCGCTGGGGGTGCTGGTGGCGTCGAAGGCGTACGGCGTGGTCCGCAGCGCGGTGGTGCCGCGGCTGCTACCGCCGCGGATTTCGCTGGTCAAGGCCAATTCGCGGGTGACGCTCGCGGGGCTGCTGGCGACCGGGGTGGCGGCGCCGGCGGGGGCCGGGCTGCAACTGCTGGGGCCGGGCTGGCCGCTGTACGGGGCGTGTGCGGTGTTCGCCGCCGGGACGTTCCTGTCGTTCTCGCTGCCGCACAAGGTCGACTCGGCGAAGGGCGAGACCCGGGCCCGGCTGGCGTCCCGGGAGGCGCGGGCGGCCGGCGGCGGGCGCAAGCCGGGGCTGCGTACGGTCGGCCCGTCGGTGCTGCACGGTCTGCAGGCCAATGCCGCGCTGCGGGCGCTCTCCGGTTTCCTGACGTTCTTCCTGGCGTTCATGCTGCGCGAGCATCCGCTGGGCGGGCTGGGCGCGGCGGCCTCGCTGGGGCTGGTGGTGGTGGCGGCCGGTACCGGAAACGCGCTGGGCACGGCGGTCGGTGCCTGGCTGAAGGCCCGCGGCCCGGAGCCGATCATCGCGGCGATGCTGGGGCTGGCGCTGTGCGCGACGGTCCTGGCGGCGGTCTTCTACCCGGTGATGGCGGTGGTCGTGGTCCCCGCGGCGGCGGCCACGGCGGGGCTGTGCCAGGCGCTGGCGAAGCTGTCGCTGGACGCGATGATCCAGCGCGATGTGCCGGAGGAGGTGCGCACCTCCGCGTTCGCCCGGTCCGAGACGGCGCTGCAGATGTCGTGGGTGGTGGGCGGCGCGATCGGGATCTCGCTGCCGCTGATCGGCACGGTGGGCATGGCGGTGGCGGCGGGGCTGGTGGCGCTGGGCGTGGTGCTGGCCGTACGCGGACTGCTGAGCGCGGCCCGGCGGGGCGGTACGACGGCCCCCCGGGTGGCCTGA
- a CDS encoding futalosine hydrolase, which yields MRVLVVTAVAAERDAVAAAAGPCDEAALPGGYALRRAAGSPVALDVLAAGVGPAAAAAGTATALTAATLAGAPYGLVVSAGIGGGFAPAPLGSVVVADAIVAADLGAETPDGFAPVTELGFGTVAHRPGPALVRAVAAAAGAASGTVVTVSTVTGSAARAAELAQRHPGVLAEAMEGFGVAEAAAAHEVPVLEIRTVSNAVGPRDRGAWRIGAALTALTGAFRTLPGALTAAAPSLRRTP from the coding sequence ATGCGGGTCCTGGTCGTCACGGCGGTGGCCGCCGAGCGCGACGCGGTGGCCGCCGCGGCGGGGCCCTGCGACGAGGCGGCACTGCCCGGCGGATACGCGCTGCGACGCGCGGCGGGTTCGCCGGTGGCGCTCGACGTGCTGGCCGCCGGTGTCGGCCCGGCGGCCGCGGCCGCCGGCACGGCCACCGCGCTGACCGCCGCCACGCTCGCCGGAGCGCCGTACGGCCTGGTCGTCTCGGCCGGTATCGGCGGCGGCTTCGCACCCGCGCCGCTGGGCTCCGTGGTGGTCGCGGACGCGATCGTCGCGGCGGATCTGGGCGCCGAGACCCCCGACGGCTTCGCCCCGGTCACCGAACTCGGCTTCGGGACGGTGGCGCACCGCCCCGGCCCGGCGCTGGTGCGGGCCGTCGCCGCGGCGGCCGGTGCGGCGTCCGGCACCGTCGTGACCGTCTCCACGGTCACCGGCAGCGCGGCCCGCGCCGCCGAGCTGGCGCAGCGTCACCCGGGGGTGCTGGCCGAGGCGATGGAGGGCTTCGGGGTCGCCGAGGCGGCCGCCGCACACGAGGTGCCGGTGCTGGAGATCCGTACGGTCTCCAACGCCGTCGGCCCCCGCGACCGCGGCGCCTGGCGCATCGGCGCCGCGCTCACCGCACTGACCGGCGCCTTCCGTACGCTTCCCGGAGCCCTGACGGCCGCCGCACCATCCCTGAGGAGGACCCCGTGA
- a CDS encoding 1,4-dihydroxy-6-naphthoate synthase, whose product MTRPLNIAYSPCPNDTFVFDALAHGRVPDAPELAVTFADIDVTNGMAERGEFDVLKVSYAVLPWVLDDYALLPCGGALGRGCGPLVLTKEQGAPADLAGKTVAVPSERSTAYLLFRLWAAAEVPGGVGEVVVLPFHEIMPAVRDGKVDAGLVIHEARFTYQNYGLVCLADMGEHWELTTGLPIPLGAIIAKRSLGEQALRDLAAAVRSSVLMAWDDPEASRPYVLEHAQEMDPKVADQHIGLYVNEFTADLGEDGYAAVRGLLTRAAAEGLVPPLGREGLQFV is encoded by the coding sequence GTGACCCGGCCGCTGAACATCGCGTACTCGCCGTGCCCGAACGACACCTTCGTCTTCGACGCGCTGGCGCACGGCCGGGTCCCGGACGCGCCGGAGCTGGCGGTCACCTTCGCGGATATCGACGTCACCAACGGCATGGCCGAGCGCGGTGAGTTCGATGTGCTGAAGGTGTCGTACGCGGTGCTGCCGTGGGTGCTCGACGACTATGCGCTGCTGCCGTGCGGCGGGGCGCTGGGCCGCGGCTGCGGGCCGCTGGTGCTGACCAAGGAGCAGGGTGCGCCCGCGGATCTGGCGGGCAAGACGGTCGCGGTGCCCAGTGAACGGTCGACCGCCTACCTGCTGTTCCGGCTGTGGGCGGCGGCCGAGGTGCCGGGCGGGGTCGGCGAGGTCGTGGTGCTGCCCTTCCACGAGATCATGCCGGCCGTGCGCGACGGCAAGGTCGATGCGGGCCTGGTCATTCACGAGGCGCGCTTCACGTACCAGAACTACGGCCTGGTGTGCCTGGCCGACATGGGCGAGCACTGGGAGCTCACCACCGGCCTGCCGATCCCGCTCGGCGCGATCATCGCCAAGCGATCGCTGGGCGAACAGGCGTTGCGCGACCTCGCGGCGGCGGTCCGCAGCTCCGTGCTGATGGCCTGGGACGACCCCGAGGCCTCCCGGCCGTACGTCCTGGAGCACGCCCAGGAGATGGACCCGAAGGTCGCCGACCAGCACATCGGGCTCTACGTCAACGAGTTCACCGCCGACCTCGGCGAGGACGGCTATGCCGCGGTGCGCGGGCTGCTCACCCGCGCCGCGGCCGAGGGGCTGGTTCCGCCCCTGGGCCGCGAGGGGTTGCAGTTCGTGTGA
- a CDS encoding cold-shock protein → MPTGKVKWFNSEKGFGFLSRDDGGDVFVHSSVLPDGVAALKPGQRVEFGVVAGQRGDQALTVTLLDPAPSVAAAQRRKPDELASIVQDLTTLLENVTQQLERGRYPDKVHGAKIAGMLRAVADQMDV, encoded by the coding sequence GTGCCTACCGGCAAGGTCAAGTGGTTCAACAGTGAGAAGGGCTTCGGCTTTCTCTCCCGCGATGACGGCGGTGACGTCTTCGTGCACTCGTCGGTACTGCCCGACGGCGTAGCCGCACTCAAGCCTGGCCAGCGCGTCGAATTCGGCGTGGTCGCGGGCCAGCGCGGCGACCAGGCGCTGACCGTGACGCTCCTCGACCCCGCACCTTCGGTGGCCGCGGCGCAGCGCCGCAAGCCCGATGAACTCGCCTCGATCGTCCAGGACCTGACGACGCTCCTGGAGAACGTCACCCAGCAACTGGAGCGCGGCCGCTACCCCGACAAGGTGCACGGCGCGAAGATCGCCGGGATGCTGCGCGCCGTCGCCGACCAGATGGACGTCTGA
- a CDS encoding HAD family hydrolase: protein MAAHPLTVGFDLDMTLIDSRPGIRATYEELSARTGTAVDADLAVSRLGPPLEDELRHWFPEARVADTAALYRTLYPDYAIAATPALPGAREAIDAVHAAGGRAVVVTAKYEPSAELHLAHLGLDVDALVGSLWAEAKAEALRAHHAQVYVGDHIGDVAGARTADALSVGVATGPCDATELRTAGAAVVLADLTEFPSWLERYVAEGADGGDGAAA, encoded by the coding sequence ATGGCTGCACACCCCCTCACGGTCGGCTTCGACCTGGACATGACGCTGATCGACTCCCGGCCGGGCATCAGGGCCACGTACGAGGAGCTGTCGGCCAGGACCGGCACCGCCGTCGACGCCGACCTCGCGGTGAGCCGGCTGGGGCCCCCGCTGGAGGACGAGCTGCGCCACTGGTTCCCCGAGGCGCGGGTGGCGGACACCGCCGCTCTCTACCGCACGCTGTACCCGGACTACGCGATCGCGGCGACGCCCGCCCTGCCCGGCGCCCGGGAGGCGATCGACGCGGTGCACGCGGCGGGCGGCCGGGCGGTCGTGGTGACGGCGAAGTACGAGCCCAGCGCCGAGCTGCACCTGGCCCACCTCGGCCTGGACGTGGACGCCCTCGTCGGCTCCCTGTGGGCCGAGGCCAAGGCCGAGGCGCTGCGCGCGCACCATGCGCAGGTCTACGTCGGCGATCACATCGGCGACGTCGCGGGCGCGCGGACCGCCGACGCGCTGTCCGTCGGGGTCGCCACCGGCCCGTGCGACGCCACGGAGCTGCGTACCGCCGGTGCCGCGGTGGTGCTCGCCGACCTGACGGAGTTTCCGTCCTGGCTGGAGCGCTATGTCGCGGAGGGCGCCGACGGGGGCGACGGCGCCGCCGCCTGA
- a CDS encoding helicase C-terminal domain-containing protein, which produces MTGTPRTLAEELRTRTDRGLAGLLRARPDLLNPVPGDVTQLATRAGTRASVVRAVERLDRFVLQTAEALAVAPDPCPYDTLGALMAGDAGDPAVAAELPRAVAELRAQALVWGPDDRLRLVRTARELLSPSAAHPSPTGLGPTVAEAAAGMSPGRLQEILTAAGLPATHDPVTAVAALTGLFSDRARMAALLDTAPAESVTVLDKLLWGPPYGGVTDRPAPHLQWLLDRGLLIAAGARNVVLPREAALHLRAGRAHHTPEPVPPALSPAMERDPQLVDNAAASQAFTALATVEELLKEWDLGGPAVLRAGGMSVRDLKRTATALDTTEQLAAFWLELAYGAGLIASDGEADERFAATPAAEEWLQLPDHERWAQLVSGWLAATRTPGVVGTADAKGRALAALGPHLDRSPAPEVRRRALALLAGLPPGTSVPATAVLSRLRWERPLRGDAAAGQVPAPAAGRTPAAAAAAPPPGSAGAAPAPADDLRSRLAQWTLAEAELLGVTGRGALSAHGRALIDTTAEATAAPSPADTGAAATRAAALLAPLLPEPVDHVLLQADLTAVAPGPLHRPLAEALGVLADIESKGGATVYRFTPASVRRALDAGRSAAELQEFLTAHSRTPVPQPLAYLIDDVARKHGRLRIGAATAYVRCDDDALLSEIVADRRAAPLRLRRLAPTVLAAQTSPDQLLDGLRAMGYAPAAESAAGDVLIARADTHRTPPRTAPAPVPDGPPSPDPTLLTAAVRAIRAGDLAATAERKPVHAPAPASGSLPRTTSAETLATMQAAVLTHSALWIGYVNADGAASQRVIAPVRVEGGFVTAYDHTSDEVRTYPLHRITGVAELADDSV; this is translated from the coding sequence ATGACCGGTACACCCCGCACCCTCGCCGAGGAGCTCAGGACCCGCACCGACCGCGGGCTCGCCGGGCTGCTGCGGGCACGGCCCGACCTGCTCAATCCGGTGCCGGGCGACGTCACCCAGCTCGCCACCCGCGCCGGGACGCGCGCGTCGGTCGTCCGCGCGGTGGAGCGGCTCGACCGGTTCGTGCTGCAGACCGCGGAGGCGCTGGCGGTGGCGCCCGACCCGTGCCCGTACGACACGCTGGGCGCGCTGATGGCCGGGGACGCCGGGGACCCGGCGGTCGCCGCCGAGCTGCCCAGGGCCGTGGCGGAGCTGCGGGCGCAGGCGCTGGTGTGGGGCCCGGACGACCGGCTGCGGCTGGTGCGGACGGCCCGTGAGCTGCTCAGTCCCAGCGCCGCGCATCCGTCGCCGACCGGCCTGGGCCCGACCGTCGCCGAGGCCGCGGCCGGGATGTCGCCGGGGCGGCTGCAGGAGATCCTCACCGCGGCCGGGCTGCCCGCCACCCACGATCCGGTCACCGCCGTCGCCGCGCTCACCGGACTCTTCTCCGACCGCGCCCGGATGGCGGCGCTGCTCGACACCGCGCCCGCCGAATCCGTCACCGTCCTCGACAAGCTGCTGTGGGGCCCGCCGTACGGCGGGGTCACCGACCGCCCGGCGCCGCATCTGCAGTGGCTGCTGGACCGGGGCCTGCTGATCGCGGCCGGCGCCCGCAATGTCGTGCTGCCGCGGGAAGCGGCGCTCCATCTGCGCGCCGGGCGCGCCCATCACACCCCCGAGCCGGTCCCGCCCGCGCTCTCCCCCGCCATGGAACGTGATCCACAGCTTGTGGACAACGCCGCGGCGAGCCAGGCGTTCACCGCGCTGGCGACCGTCGAGGAGCTGCTCAAGGAGTGGGACCTGGGCGGGCCCGCCGTCCTACGGGCCGGCGGGATGAGCGTCCGCGACCTCAAGCGGACCGCCACCGCCCTGGACACCACCGAGCAGCTCGCCGCCTTCTGGCTCGAACTCGCCTACGGGGCCGGGCTGATCGCCTCCGACGGCGAGGCCGACGAGCGGTTCGCGGCCACCCCGGCCGCCGAGGAGTGGCTGCAGCTGCCCGACCACGAGCGCTGGGCCCAACTGGTGAGCGGCTGGCTCGCCGCGACCCGCACCCCGGGCGTCGTCGGCACCGCCGACGCCAAGGGCCGCGCACTGGCCGCCCTCGGCCCGCACCTCGACCGCTCCCCCGCCCCCGAGGTCCGCCGCCGCGCCCTCGCCCTCCTCGCCGGCCTGCCGCCCGGCACCTCCGTCCCGGCGACGGCGGTGCTGTCCCGGCTGCGGTGGGAGCGTCCGCTGCGCGGCGACGCGGCCGCCGGCCAGGTTCCGGCACCGGCCGCGGGCCGGACCCCGGCCGCGGCGGCCGCCGCACCCCCGCCCGGCTCCGCGGGCGCCGCCCCCGCACCCGCCGACGACCTCCGCTCACGCCTCGCCCAATGGACCCTGGCCGAGGCCGAGTTGCTCGGCGTGACCGGCCGCGGCGCGCTCTCCGCCCACGGCCGCGCGCTGATCGACACCACCGCCGAGGCCACCGCGGCGCCCTCCCCCGCGGACACCGGCGCCGCCGCGACCCGCGCCGCCGCCCTCCTCGCCCCCCTCCTGCCCGAGCCCGTCGACCACGTCCTCCTCCAGGCGGACCTGACGGCCGTCGCCCCCGGCCCGCTGCACCGCCCGCTCGCCGAGGCGCTCGGCGTCCTCGCCGACATCGAGTCCAAGGGCGGCGCGACGGTCTACCGCTTCACCCCCGCCTCCGTGCGCCGTGCCCTGGACGCCGGCCGCTCCGCCGCCGAGCTGCAGGAATTCCTCACCGCCCACTCCCGCACCCCGGTCCCCCAGCCCCTCGCCTACCTCATCGACGATGTGGCCCGTAAGCACGGCCGGCTGCGGATCGGCGCGGCCACCGCCTACGTCCGCTGCGACGACGACGCGCTGCTCTCCGAGATCGTCGCCGACCGCCGCGCCGCCCCCCTCCGGCTGCGCCGGCTCGCGCCGACCGTGCTCGCCGCCCAGACCTCCCCCGACCAACTCCTCGACGGTCTGCGGGCGATGGGCTACGCCCCGGCTGCCGAGTCCGCCGCCGGTGACGTGCTGATCGCCCGCGCCGACACCCACCGCACCCCGCCGCGCACCGCCCCCGCCCCGGTGCCCGACGGCCCGCCGTCCCCCGACCCGACCCTGCTCACCGCGGCGGTACGCGCCATCCGCGCCGGCGACCTCGCCGCCACCGCGGAGCGCAAGCCCGTCCACGCCCCGGCCCCGGCCTCCGGGTCCCTGCCCCGCACCACCTCCGCCGAGACCCTCGCCACCATGCAGGCCGCGGTCCTGACCCACTCCGCCCTGTGGATCGGCTACGTCAACGCCGACGGCGCCGCCAGCCAGCGCGTCATCGCGCCGGTACGCGTCGAAGGCGGCTTCGTGACGGCCTACGACCACACCTCCGACGAGGTCCGCACCTACCCGCTGCACCGGATCACGGGCGTGGCGGAGCTGGCGGACGACTCGGTCTGA